Below is a genomic region from Henckelia pumila isolate YLH828 chromosome 3, ASM3356847v2, whole genome shotgun sequence.
CAGCCGAATCCAGTTTGCATTAGCGGTTTATCAACCTGCCAACTTTGCAGACTTGATGGGAGCGGCCATCCGAGCTGAATCGGATATCAAGCGCCGTGAGAATGACTTCCACAACAAACGACCTCTGACGAGCCAATCTTCTCCGAACGGGCAAGTGTCCAAGCGTCCAAACCAGTCTGGTGAATCGTTCCAGGAGACTTATTCTGCTCCAAACCGTCCACAGATCAAGCTATGCCCCACCTGCCACCTTCGACATGAAGGGGAATGCCGTCGGAACACTGGTGCCTGTTTCAATTGTGGAAAAATGGGACACCGAATTGCTCAATGTCCCGAACCCATGAAGGCAAAGACAGGACCAAATGCTACTACTACTACTCAAGGCCAATCAAAGGAAAATAAACCCAATGCTCGTGTCTATGCCATTACTCAAGACAACGCGAGAGGTACGAACAAAGTCGTGGAAGGTACCATTCTAATCAACAATGTTTCTTTATCTGTTTCGTTCGATTTTGGCGCCACCCATTAGTTTACATCTAAGAGGTTCGTAAGATGTTAGAGCTTATACCTGAGTAACCGATCAAACCATTTAGCTTAGCGACCCTTACTAGTAAGTTAATcaaagtttcgaggacgaaactttttttaaggtggggagaatgtgaAAACCGTAATTTTTCTAAATTATGTTTAAGatcttttattgtttaattatttatttgtgataatagttaatttatgatattttgtaTTAGTATATTTTATGTCATCGAGATATTTTTGGAGATAGAATAAAAATTTTGGGTATCTTGATAATTAgtttacaaatattattgagaTAGATGATCAAGATCAAGATGTAGTCAAATCTTGGGAGATATATTtctattcaaaatttgaaagtcATAATCCTAGTCAATCTCAAATTTCTTtggtgcctataaatagaggagcagTGCTTGTGGAATAATCACACCTAAATCGTCTCTATTTTCTCTCCTTACTTTCGAGCAGATTAGCAACCTTAGGATTTGTCAGTCTCTTCCATATTTTCGTGTGTAGAGGCTGCAACTTTGATCCATATTTCCGTCCACAATTTAGTTCCTTTTCTGTACTATTTTTCGAAGCCTTCTGTCAATATTAAAAAGGACTTGTTCAATCCTCACGTGAGTGGCATAGGAATTTGTTTAAAGGATTGTCAGAGAAGATTCGTGAATTGAGAATAGATTAAAGAAGAGGCTTGCTTTGATTGGTTCATGGATTAGTGTGTTTCGAGAAGTACTTTCGAATTTCCATTGAAGTTTTGGTCCAGGCTTTGCAAGGTTATTGATTTCTGTACACATTTACGGTAAGTGGGCTTTTGTATGTATATTTTTGatgtgattttaaaaatatttattgatgagtcatggtattttGGTTTTCGAAATTCGTTCGAGCATGTGTCTTTTGTTCGTGTCATGTTGGTTCATGTTATGTCATGCATGTTGTCAAGCACTGTTATGATTCGAATGGATATGATAATGATATGACCCTTATACGGTGGGATTGTAACCGTTGTATGGCCTCACTCCATAGAGGATTAACATATTGGACATGGTCTCGCTCCTTAGAGGATTAACATATAGGAGACAGTAAATCATGGAAAGGAGATGAATTTTAGTGCTTATGTTCATGTGTTGAAAGTTATTTATCATGATGATGTTATGGCCCGATGGCCCAAGTATTGAGTTATGTTCATGTTCATGTTCACGATTATGATTTTATGTTATGCATATATTTGGTATATGTCTCGaacggcccccacttgctgagtgtttcccaaaacactcatccccttacttttccctcccagatgatgaagatgatgagCTAGAGAATCGTgaacaagatatgttttggggtTGGTGAAAGATAGAGCTGGAGGATTAAATTTTGAGTTGTTGCATTTAAAGTTTTTGTTATTTAGTTTTTAGACGCTTCCGCATTTGTTTCGttattttggatttatcgagttgtaaagacaatgttttgaagtttatttatgataatagattggtttggtttatactgtactacgaggctggttgttttacaatttttttgtaaatttgaaacaacgccggtgACACGTCTCGGTCTCGGGGAGTGACAttaaagtggtatcagagccgccaGGTTCATAAATCCGGATGGGATTCCGTACCGAAAAATTTGACGTTGTCAAATTTTGACCAAAGCCCTGCGTAGCCTGACCCGAAACGATCTTCTAAGTTAAACTCATACTTTGTATGACTAATGATGCTTTTAGCCCGAATTCCATCGTTTAAGCCTTTGAAATTGCGTTTTTGCCGTTTTAGGAAAGTTTTCGGACGCTTATAAATTCACCCAGGAAATTCGAAATCCAATTCCGTGAATTGTCCCACGACACCCTCGACTTGTAGTTTCTGCCCAGAaagaaatctcaaaattttccatttttggaaaatttgccCGAAAATTTCGCTTGATATCAATACTGCCCGAGTAACATATTATAAATTGTTCATCAGTTTAAATTCTGATCGTAATtcgttcttcttcatttttggAAGATGACTATCACTAGAGCTACTACCTAGATTAGTTCTTTTATTCAGCATTGTGTTGATTTTTATTCAGCATGGTTTGGATATCTTGGTATTTTTGAGACTTAGCTTGTTTTGTTTCGTTCACCTTCATGACATTTTGggaatcaataaaataacttttattCATTTGGAATATTTATTGATTCATTTATTCTGCTATTTCCTTCTTCTTAAAGTATCTTGTTTCGACAAATTCTTAGAACTCCTTTACTGTAGGAAATGGCCGGAGAACCCCCAAGAACACGCAACAACAATCGTGGGGATAATGCAAATCCACCTCCAGGAATCAGTCTTAGCAGAGAAGACCTTGCGGCTATCGCAGCAATAGTGGCGACGACCCTCCAAGGGATGGGAAATACTAACGGCAACGGAAACGGCAATGGCAATCCGCCACCTCCTCCACCTGCTCAGAATGGAGTCAAATTCCATTATGAATCGCTCCGTAAGAACCGAACTGAAATGTTCAAGGGAGATGCTGACCCAGAGGTGGGACGAAATTggatgaagaagatggaggaccAACTTCGTCTACTTGAAGTCCCTGAAGCACTTAAAGTAGAGGTGACAATTCCTTTTCTGGAGGACAAAGCAAGGAAATGGTGGGAAGCCGTTTCACCTGCTATGTTAGCTGCGGGACCAGTCACATGGCAACAGTTCAGTACTGCGTTTTTGAAGCAGTACTTTCCAGCGGAGGTTCGTATACAGTAGCTGAGCGAATTTGAAAATCTCACGCAAGCTCCAGACATGACAGTGGTGGAATACACCTCCAAGTTCAATGAGCTCGGGTCTTACGCCCCAACGATTATGGGAGATGATGAGCTAAAGTTGCACCGGTTCAAGAAGGGGTTGAGCAGCCGAATCCAGTTTGCATTAGCGGTTTATCAACCTGCCAACTTTGCAGACTTGATGGGAGCGGCCATCCGAGCTGAATCGGATATCAAGCGCCGTGAGAATGACTTCCACAACAAACGACCTCTGACGAGCCAATCTTCTCCGAACGGGCAAGTGTCCAAGCGTCCAAACCAGTCTGGTGAATCGTTCCAGGAGACTTATTCTGCTCCAAACCGTCCACAGATCAAGCTATGCCCCACCTGCCACCTTCGACATGAAGGGGAATGCCGTCGGAACACTGGTGCCTGTTTCAATTGTGGAAAAATGGGACACCGAATTGCTCAATGTCCCGAACCCATGAAGGCAAAGACAGGACCAAATGCTACTACTACTACTCAAGGCCAATCAAAGGAAAATAAACCCAATGCTCGTGTCTATGCCATTACTCAAGACAACGCGAGAGGTACGAACAAAGTCGTGGAAGGTACCATTCTAATCAACAATGTTTCTTTATCTGTTTCGTTCGATTTTGGCGCCACCCATTAGTTTACATCTAAGAGGTTCGTAAGATGTTAGAGCTTATACCTGAGTAACCGATCAAACCATTTAGCTTAGCGACCCTTACTAGTAAGTTAATcaaagtttcgaggacgaaactttttttaaggtggggagaatgtgaAAACCGTAATTTTTCTAAATTATGTTTAAGatcttttattgtttaattatttatttgtgataatagttaatttatgatattttgtaTTAGTATATTTTATGTCATCGAGATATTTTTGGAGATAGAATAAAAATTTTGGGTATCTTGATAATTAgtttacaaatattattgagaTAGATGATCAAGATCAAGATGTAGTCAAATCTTGGGAGATATATTtctattcaaaatttgaaagtcATAATCCTAGTCAATCTCAAATTTCTTtggtgcctataaatagaggagcagTGCTTGTGGAATAATCACACCTAAATCGTCTCTATTTTCTCTCCTTACTTTCGAGCAGATTAGCAACCTTAGGATTTGTCAGTCTCTTCCATATTTTCGTGTGTAGAGGCTGCAACTTTGATCCATATTTCCGTCCACAATTTAGTTCCTTTTCTGTACTATTTTTCGAAGCCTTCTGTCAATATTAAAAAGGACTTGTTCAATCCTCACGTGAGTGGCATAGGAATTTGTTTAAAGGATTGTCAGAGAAGATTCGTGAATTGAGAATAGATTAAAGAAGAGGCTTGCTTTGATTGGTTCATGGATTAGTGTGTTTCGAGAAGTACTTTCGAATTTCCATTGAAGTTTTGGTCCAGGCTTTGCAAGGTTATTGATTTCTGTACACATTTACGGTAAGTGGGATTTTGTATGTATATTTTTGatgtgattttaaaaatatttattgatgagtcatggtattttGGTTTTCGAAATTCGTTCGAGCATGTGTCTTTTGTTCGTGTCATGTTGGTTCATGTTATGTCATGCATGTTGTCAAGCACTGTTATGATTCGAATGGATATGATAATGATATGACCCTTATACGGTGGGATTGTAACCGTTGTATGGCCTCACTCCATAGAGGATTAACATATTGGACATGGCCTCGCTCCTTAGAGGATTAACATATAGGAGACAGTAAATCATGGAAAGGAGATGAATTTTAGTGCTTATGTTCATGTGTTGAAAGTTATTTATCATGATGATGTTATGGCCCGATGGCCCAAGTATTGAGTTATGTTCATGTTCATGTTCACGATTATGATTTTATGTTATGCATATTTGGTATATGTCTCGaacggcccccacttgctgagtgtttcccaaaacactcatccccttacttttccctcccagatgatgaagatgatgagtTAGAGAATCGTgaacaagatatgttttggggtTGGTGAAAGATAGAGCTGGAGGATTAAATTTTGAGTTGTTGCATTTAAAGTTTTTGTTATTTAGTTTTTAGACGCTTCCGCATTTGTTTCGttattttggatttatcgagttgtaaagacaatgttttgaagtttatttatgataatagacTGGTTTGGTTTATACTGTACTACGAGGATGGttgttttacaatttttttgtaaatttgaaacaacgccggtgACACGTCTCGGTCTCGGGGAGTGACAttaaagtggtatcagagccgccaGGTTCATAAATCCGGATGGGATTCCGTACCGAAAAATTTGACGTTGTCAAATTTTGACCAAAGCCCTGCGTAGCCTGACCCGAAACGATCTTCTAAGTTAAACTCATACTTTGTATGACTAATGATGCTTTTAGCCCGAATTCCATCGTTTAAGCCTTTGAAATTGCGTTTTTGCCGTTTTAGGAAAGTTTTCGGACGCTTATAAATTCACCCAAGAAATTCGAAATCCAATTCCGTGAATTGTCCCACGACACCCTCGACTTGTAGTTTCTTCCCAGAaagaaatctcaaaattttccatttttggaaaatttgccCGAAAATTTCGCTTGATATCAATACTGCCCGAGTAACATATTATAAATTGTTCATCAGTTTAAATTCTGATCGTAATtcgttcttcttcatttttggAAGATGACTATCACTAGAGCTACTACCTAGATTAGTTCTTTTATTCAGCATTGTGTTGATTTTTATTCAGCATGGTTTGGATATCTTGGTATTTTTGAGACTTAGCTTGTTTTGTTTCGTTCACCTTCATGACATTTTGggaatcaataaaataacttttattCATTTGGAATATTTATTGATTCATTTATTCTGCTATTTCCTTCTTCTTAAAGTATCTTGTTTCGACAAATTCTTAGAACTCCTTTACTGTAGGAAATGGCCGGAGAACCCCCAAGAACACGCAACAACAATCGTGGGGATAATGCAAATCCACCTCCAGGAATCAGTCTTAGCAGAGAAGACCTTGCGGCTATCGCAGCAATAGTGGCGATGACCCTCCAAGGGATGGGAAATACTAACGGCAACGAAAACGGCAATGGCAATCCGCCACCTCCTCCACCTGCTCAGAATGGAGTCAAATTCCATTATGAATCGCTCCGTAAGAACCGAACTGAAATGTTCAAGGGAGATGCTGACCCAGAGGTGGGACGAAATTggatgaagaagatggaggaccAACTTTGTCTACTTGAAGTCCCTGAAGCACTTAAAGTAGAGGTGACAATTCCTTTTCTGGAGGACAAAGCAAGGAAATGGTGGGAAGCCGTTTCACCTGCTATGTTAGCTGCGGGACCAGCCACATGGCAACAGTTCAGTACTGCGTTTTTGAAGCAGTACTTTCCAGCGGAGGTTCGTATACAGAAGCTGAGCGAATTTGAAAATCTCACGCAAGCTCCAGACATGACAGTGGTGGAATACACCTCCAAGTTCAATGAGCTCGGGTCTTACGCCCCAACGATTATGGGAGATGATGAGCTAAAGTTGCACCGGTTCAAGAAGGGGTTGAGCAGCCGAATCCAGTTTGCATTAGCGGTTTATCAACCTGCCAACTTTGCAGACTTGATGGGAGCGGCCATCCGAGCTGAATCGGATATCAAGCGCCGTGAGAATGACTTCCACAACAAACGACCTCTGACGAGCCAATCT
It encodes:
- the LOC140888630 gene encoding uncharacterized protein, which codes for MAGEPPRTRNNNRGDNANPPPGISLSREDLAAIAAIVAMTLQGMGNTNGNENGNGNPPPPPPAQNGVKFHYESLRKNRTEMFKGDADPEVGRNWMKKMEDQLCLLEVPEALKVEVTIPFLEDKARKWWEAVSPAMLAAGPATWQQFSTAFLKQYFPAEVRIQKLSEFENLTQAPDMTVVEYTSKFNELGSYAPTIMGDDELKLHRFKKGLSSRIQFALAVYQPANFADLMGAAIRAESDIKRRENDFHNKRPLTSQSSPNGQVSKRPNQSGESFQETYSAPNRPQIKLCPTCHLRHEGECRRNTGACFNCGKMGHRIAQCPEPMKAKTGPNATTTTQGQSKENKPNARVYAITQDNARGTNKVVEGTILINNVSLSVSFDFGATH